One genomic region from Yarrowia lipolytica chromosome 1C, complete sequence encodes:
- a CDS encoding uncharacterized protein (Compare to YALI0C19756g, no similarity) — protein sequence MPRPARKRKAVATDENSLVEQKLAENVVANTEIRTPLSTITNVENQTTSRRSSSRQRKTVVYTEVAEDHVSDEQSDDKSNTSSSTDQIEKDLMLLPEARKRNRQDGESDSEEPEESESEEESDRVTHRSRESDKERAEKLKMFEEEQAAKFAAIDDFELNFEEVAEDSFDKSMSEQSEASGDSQDPEIELADVLGGRDED from the coding sequence ATGCCTCGACCCGCCCGAAAACGCAAGGCTGTTGCTACGGACGAAAACAGTCTTGTGGAGCAAAAATTGGCCGAAAATGTCGTCGCCAACACCGAGATTCGAACTCCCCTGTCCACGATCACCAATGTTGAAAACCAGACCACCTCCCGGCGGTCCAGTTCTCGACAACGAAAGACTGTGGTATATACTGAGGTCGCGGaggatcacgtgagtgaTGAGCAAAGCGACGACAAATCAAACACTTCGTCGTCGACAGACCAGATTGAGAAGGATCTCATGTTACTTCCGGAGGCTAGAAAACGGAACCGGCAAGACGGCGAGTCTGACAGCGAAGAGCCCGAGGAGTCTGAATCTGAGGAAGAGTCCGATCGTGTCACACatcgatcacgtgaatctGATAAGGAGCGGGccgagaagctgaagaTGTTCGAGGAAGAACAGGCTGCCAAGTTTGCTGCTATTGACGACTTTGAACTCAACTTTGAAGAGGTAGCTGAAGACAGCTTCGATAAGAGCATGAGTGAACAGAGCGAGGCCAGTGGAGACAGTCAGGACCCCGAGATCGAGCTTGCTGACGTTCTAGGCGGTCGTGACGAGGACTAA